A genome region from Microbacterium profundi includes the following:
- a CDS encoding TM0106 family RecB-like putative nuclease, whose product MRIDTQAQRVIFSASDLKAAAECEFAWARAIDAKLGRVPRVVEPEDATLARAAQLGDLHEVKVLEAYRERFGTDAVHEVPKVSSAEASSLAAAVAETGNALRSDAKVLFQAAFSTDEFVGFADFLLREDDGSWRVQDSKLARTARVTALMQLAAYVDQLDGLGIPRSDWVDLILGDGTISTHEVDDLLPLFHVRRARLRALIADRRVESGGEGEALAWGDDRGDLEIVACGRCATCTEQVDAHRDLLMVARMRPVQRARLRAAGIETIDDLAEAVTTPAGMNVDTFESLRAQARLQLRADADDAPTFDVYHPGAIHTLPRPSRGDIFFDFEGDPLYTEPAGDGHAQWGIDYLFGWVDNEDQYTPLWAHTFADEKIALEQFLDFVDARRAAHPDMHIYHYAPYETSHLVAMAARYGVRESDVDRLLREGVFVDLYPLVLRTVRVGSRSYSIKKLEPLYMGEEVRTSDVQKGDDSIVQYVAARALAEAGERAEAESVLDDLADYNRYDCVSTRRLRNWLIEIAKQKGVSPAPPDETEDLVYEPSHRSVALLADAERDVEAGGDGEVHRVAAAAIDYYPREAKSFWVGHFQRLREPVSMWDQTRDVIRVDAGQSTLRRDWTVEEGRRVASREIEIRGEISPGTTLGAGANPFALYPFPAPFDIEAPSRAVHVARAITVAEVLDDGYVITETAVGGQTWDEFPVALTPAAPPRVVSLQGAIDEWADAVHEAAPSFPADAAADILRRIPPRTRSGNGLPVVAGGAMGANGGAGIDRGAGIDGGAGIEGDAGIKGGVGGVDRIDAIVRGVLDLDRSYLAVQGPPGTGKTYTGSRVIARLVNEHGYRIGVVAQSHAIIETLLDRIVADGVPPGQVAKAPKDKDSDPKYTAIPKTGMASFLAEHAGQGVVVGGTAWDFSNTARVERDGLDLLVIDEAGQFSLASTIAVAAGAKSLLLLGDPQQLPQVSQGAHPEPVDTSALGWVMDGDAVIRPEYGYFLDRSWRMHPAVAAPVSRLSYAGQLASAPGTDQRAVAGIEPGLHVISLRHRRNATQSPEEAAEVVRIVRDLLGREFTEPDAAPRPLSEADIIVVAPYNAQKQLVIDALAAEGMTGVPVGTVDNFQGKEAAVSITTLAASSGRDAPRGPEFLLLQNRLNVAISRAQVAAYLIHSPALLDDLPRTPEGVARMSAFARLVGADQA is encoded by the coding sequence ATGCGGATCGACACTCAGGCGCAGCGCGTCATCTTCAGCGCCAGCGACCTGAAGGCGGCCGCCGAGTGCGAATTCGCCTGGGCGCGAGCGATCGACGCGAAGCTCGGCCGCGTGCCTCGAGTAGTAGAGCCGGAAGACGCCACCCTCGCACGCGCGGCCCAGCTCGGTGATCTGCACGAGGTGAAGGTCCTCGAGGCCTATCGTGAGCGCTTCGGGACGGATGCTGTGCACGAGGTCCCCAAGGTTTCGTCCGCAGAGGCGTCGTCTCTCGCCGCGGCCGTCGCCGAGACCGGCAATGCGCTGCGTTCCGACGCGAAGGTGCTCTTCCAGGCAGCGTTCTCGACCGACGAGTTCGTCGGCTTCGCCGACTTCCTGCTGCGAGAAGACGACGGATCGTGGCGCGTTCAGGATTCGAAGCTCGCTCGGACGGCGCGTGTCACCGCTCTCATGCAGCTTGCGGCATATGTCGATCAACTCGACGGTCTCGGCATCCCGCGCTCCGACTGGGTCGACCTCATCCTCGGTGACGGAACCATCAGCACGCATGAGGTGGACGACCTGCTGCCCCTGTTCCACGTGCGCCGTGCGCGCCTGCGCGCGCTGATCGCGGACCGGCGGGTCGAGAGCGGCGGCGAAGGCGAGGCCCTCGCCTGGGGCGATGACCGCGGTGACCTCGAGATCGTGGCGTGCGGGCGCTGCGCCACGTGCACGGAGCAGGTGGATGCGCACCGCGACCTGCTCATGGTCGCGCGCATGCGTCCGGTGCAGCGCGCACGGCTGCGAGCCGCCGGCATCGAGACGATCGATGACCTGGCCGAGGCGGTCACCACTCCTGCCGGCATGAACGTCGACACCTTCGAGTCGCTGCGTGCACAGGCGCGCCTGCAGCTGCGTGCCGATGCCGACGATGCGCCGACGTTCGACGTCTATCATCCCGGAGCCATCCACACGCTGCCCCGACCGAGTCGCGGAGACATCTTCTTCGACTTCGAAGGCGACCCGCTCTACACCGAGCCCGCGGGCGACGGACACGCGCAGTGGGGCATCGACTATCTGTTCGGCTGGGTCGACAACGAAGACCAGTACACACCGCTGTGGGCTCACACCTTCGCCGACGAGAAGATCGCACTCGAGCAGTTCCTCGACTTCGTCGATGCGCGCCGCGCCGCTCATCCCGACATGCACATCTACCACTACGCACCGTACGAGACCTCGCATCTCGTCGCGATGGCCGCGCGCTACGGCGTCCGCGAATCCGACGTGGACAGGCTGTTGCGCGAGGGCGTGTTCGTCGACCTGTACCCGCTCGTGCTGCGCACCGTGCGGGTCGGCTCGCGCTCGTACTCGATCAAGAAGCTCGAACCGCTGTACATGGGCGAAGAGGTGCGCACCAGCGACGTGCAGAAGGGCGACGACTCGATCGTGCAGTACGTGGCCGCTCGAGCCCTCGCCGAAGCGGGGGAGAGGGCCGAGGCCGAGTCGGTGCTCGACGACCTCGCCGACTACAACCGCTACGACTGCGTGTCGACGCGGCGGCTGCGCAACTGGCTCATCGAGATCGCGAAGCAGAAGGGCGTGAGCCCCGCGCCGCCCGACGAGACCGAAGATCTCGTGTACGAACCGTCGCATCGATCCGTCGCCCTGCTCGCCGATGCCGAACGAGACGTCGAAGCCGGTGGCGACGGTGAGGTGCATCGCGTCGCAGCGGCCGCGATCGACTACTACCCGCGCGAGGCGAAGAGTTTCTGGGTGGGGCATTTCCAGCGTCTCCGCGAACCTGTGTCGATGTGGGATCAGACCCGTGACGTCATTCGGGTGGACGCAGGACAGAGCACCCTTCGTCGCGATTGGACCGTCGAAGAGGGGCGCCGCGTCGCCTCACGCGAGATCGAGATCCGTGGCGAGATCTCACCGGGAACGACGCTCGGCGCAGGGGCGAATCCCTTCGCGCTGTACCCGTTCCCTGCGCCGTTCGACATCGAGGCGCCTTCGCGCGCCGTGCACGTCGCACGTGCGATCACGGTCGCCGAGGTGCTCGATGACGGCTACGTCATCACCGAGACCGCGGTGGGCGGGCAGACCTGGGACGAGTTCCCGGTCGCGCTCACTCCGGCGGCTCCGCCACGTGTGGTGTCGCTGCAGGGTGCGATCGACGAGTGGGCGGATGCCGTGCACGAGGCGGCACCGTCGTTCCCGGCGGATGCGGCGGCCGACATCCTGCGCCGCATCCCGCCACGCACGCGGTCGGGGAACGGCCTTCCCGTAGTGGCCGGTGGCGCAATGGGCGCTAACGGTGGCGCGGGCATCGATCGTGGCGCGGGCATCGACGGTGGCGCGGGCATCGAAGGTGACGCGGGCATCAAGGGTGGTGTGGGCGGCGTCGACAGGATCGACGCGATCGTGCGGGGTGTGCTCGATCTCGACCGCAGCTATCTCGCGGTGCAGGGCCCCCCAGGCACAGGCAAGACCTATACCGGATCGCGCGTCATCGCCCGGCTCGTGAACGAGCACGGGTACCGCATCGGTGTCGTGGCGCAGTCGCACGCGATCATCGAGACCCTGCTCGACCGCATCGTCGCAGACGGAGTACCGCCAGGGCAGGTCGCGAAGGCGCCGAAAGACAAAGACAGCGATCCGAAGTACACCGCGATCCCGAAGACCGGCATGGCGTCGTTCCTCGCCGAGCATGCGGGGCAGGGCGTCGTCGTCGGCGGCACGGCATGGGACTTCAGCAACACCGCTCGCGTCGAACGGGACGGCCTCGATCTGCTCGTGATCGACGAGGCAGGGCAGTTCTCGCTCGCCTCGACGATCGCCGTCGCGGCGGGAGCGAAGAGCCTGCTGCTGCTCGGCGATCCGCAGCAGCTGCCGCAGGTGAGCCAGGGTGCGCATCCGGAGCCGGTCGACACCTCGGCTCTCGGCTGGGTGATGGACGGCGATGCGGTCATCCGCCCCGAATACGGGTACTTCCTTGATCGCAGCTGGCGGATGCATCCGGCGGTCGCCGCGCCGGTGTCGCGGCTGTCGTACGCCGGACAGCTCGCGTCAGCGCCCGGCACCGATCAGCGCGCAGTTGCGGGCATCGAGCCGGGACTGCACGTCATCTCGCTGCGTCATCGCCGCAACGCGACCCAATCGCCGGAGGAGGCCGCCGAAGTCGTGCGGATCGTGCGCGATCTGCTCGGGCGGGAGTTCACCGAACCCGATGCTGCGCCGCGTCCGCTGTCAGAGGCGGACATCATCGTGGTCGCGCCGTACAACGCGCAGAAGCAGCTCGTGATCGACGCGCTCGCAGCCGAGGGTATGACCGGTGTGCCGGTCGGTACCGTCGACAACTTCCAGGGCAAGGAAGCGGCGGTCTCGATCACGACGCTCGCGGCGTCCAGCGGTCGGGACGCCCCGCGCGGGCCGGAGTTCCTGCTGCTGCAGAACCGTCTGAACGTCGCGATCTCTCGCGCGCAGGTGGCGGCGTACCTCATCCACTCGCCGGCGCTGCTCGACGATCTGCCCCGTACACCGGAGGGCGTCGCGCGGATGAGTGCGTTCGCGCGCCTGGTCGGCGCCGATCAGGCGTGA